A stretch of the Acyrthosiphon pisum isolate AL4f chromosome A2, pea_aphid_22Mar2018_4r6ur, whole genome shotgun sequence genome encodes the following:
- the LOC100574922 gene encoding uncharacterized protein LOC100574922 isoform X2: MVRSYVRKTKKGDAYTKEQLLQATNAITSKQMTLYDHINKRRGMKSTTKGRNTALSPAVEKSLAQSLTIMEKYGHGLSRTEVLTLVGNYVNDNNLVTPFKGGYPGHDWWIGFSSRHKLSLKIF, translated from the exons ATGGTTAGATCTTACGTTAGAAAAACCAAAAAGGGTGATGCATATACCAAAGAACAACTGTTACAAGCTACAAATGCAATCACAAGCAAACAAAT GACGCTTTACGATCATATAAATAAACGACGTGGAATGAAGTCTACAACTAAAGGTAGAAATACTGCCTTATCACCTGCTGTTGAAAAAAGTTTGGCTCAATCATTAACCATTATGGAAAAGTATGGCCATGGATTAAGTCGAACCGAAGTTTTGACATTAGTTGGTAATTATGTCAATGATAATAACTTAGTTACTCCATTTAAAGGTGGATATCCAGGTCATGATTGGTGGATAGGGTTTTCTTCTCGAcacaaattatcattaaaaatattttaa
- the LOC100575571 gene encoding uncharacterized protein LOC100575571: MVRSYVRKTKKGDAYTKEQLLQATNAITSKQMTVSFAARLYRIPRTTLYDHINKRRGMKSTTKGRNTALSPAVEKSLAQSLTIMEKYGHGLSRTEVLTLVGNYVNDNNLVTPFKGGYPGHDWWIGFSSRHKLSLKKPQVVENARKKACDPFIIYNYFDLLWETMTDLGIVNRPDRIWNLDETSFYLDPSKTKTVGPIGQPSTRTTHGSGCDNTSVLMACSADGKKGPPLIIFKGKNIWDRWITQQSEFPDTTYAATSNGWMEREVFVNYFEKSFLKTTNPSPANPILLIYDGHSSHVDLKLVEIARNNNVTIILLPPHSSHLLQPMDLSVFKSIKTVWDQRLCSWNRSDQGQKLPKQDLSRIICSIWAQLDTKIIENGFRKAGIYPFNRNAVDKSKFDPISLSRWEVSNTQENNQTTDDQTSTTEMYNDLVIYNEASTSTCIASNNNFNSNQASTSTEKNAETEILNNSKSFEELLLISMKQVAVEKTTRKQVTSGATVITSEEVINILKAKEQEKDKPKNNKKKKQSEEVVNEEVVNEEEIQDVIDINLNQPNENLNISFVSGVSEISDLLNELEREEEDLAEEGYMFRTKNCVDDWVLIKYKLEGKSAKSLHYVGIIKEVFDGKHKIKFVKLKSENKHSTTFVYPIADDIDEVSESDIICSLPKPTIGRRGQLVFGITFSQYNLKK, encoded by the coding sequence ATGGTTAGATCTTACGTTAGAAAAACCAAAAAGGGTGATGCATATACCAAAGAACAACTGTTACAAGCTACAAATGCAATCACAAGCAAACAAATGACCGTCAGCTTTGCTGCCAGATTATACCGGATACCAAGAACGACGCTTTACGATCATATAAATAAACGACGTGGAATGAAGTCTACAACTAAAGGTAGAAATACTGCCTTATCACCTGCTGTTGAAAAAAGTTTGGCTCAATCATTAACCATTATGGAAAAGTATGGCCATGGATTAAGTCGAACCGAAGTTTTGACATTAGTTGGTAATTATGTCAATGATAATAACTTAGTTACTCCATTTAAAGGTGGATATCCAGGTCATGATTGGTGGATAGGGTTTTCTTCTCGAcacaaattatcattaaaaaaacccCAAGTTGTAGAAAATGCTCGAAAAAAAGCTTGTGATCCAttcataatttacaattattttgatttgttatggGAAACAATGACTGATCTTGGTATAGTGAATAGACCAGATCGAATCTGGAATCTTGATGAGACATCGTTTTATTTAGACCCATCTAAAACCAAAACAGTGGGACCGATTGGTCAACCTAGTACCCGAACAACACATGGCTCTGGGTGTGACAATACATCTGTTTTAATGGCTTGTAGCGCAGATGGTAAAAAAGGGCCccctttgataatatttaaaggcAAAAATATTTGGGACAGGTGGATTACACAACAGTCTGAATTCCCAGACACTACATATGCTGCCACGTCCAATGGGTGGATGGAACGAGaggtatttgtaaattattttgaaaaaagctTTTTAAAGACAACTAATCCATCGCCTGCTAACCCTATTCTACTCATATATGACGGACACTCATCTCATGTAGATTTAAAATTAGTTGAAATTGCTAGAAACAACAAtgttacaattatattgttaccACCACATTCAAGTCACTTGTTACAACCAATGGACTTATcagtttttaaatcaattaaaacagTATGGGATCAACGATTATGTTCATGGAACCGAAGTGATCAAGGTCAAAAGCTTCCCAAACAAGATCTCTCGAGAATTATATGCAGTATTTGGGCACAattagacacaaaaataatagaaaatgggTTTAGAAAAGCAGGGATTTATCCCTTTAACCGAAATGCAGTTGATAAATCTAAATTTGACCCTATAAGTCTAAGTAGGTGGGAAGTTAGTAACACCCAAGAAAATAACCAAACTACTGATGATCAAACTTCAACAACCGAAATGTATAATGACTTAGTTATCTATAATGAAGCTTCAACATCAACATGTATTGCCAGCAATAACAATTTCAACTCAAATCAAGCTTCAACGTCAACTGAAAAAAATGCAGaaacagaaatattaaataatagtaaatcgtTTGAGGAGCTATTATTGATTTCTATGAAGCAAGTTGCCGTAGAGAAAACTACCAGAAAGCAGGTAACTAGCGGAGCTACAGTTATTACTTCTGaagaagttataaatattttaaaagcaaaaGAACAAGAAAAGGACAAACCAAAAaacaacaagaaaaaaaaacagtctgAAGAAGTTGTCAATGAAGAAGTTGTAAATGAAGAAGAGATTCAAGACGTTATAGATATAAATTTGAATCAACCTaatgaaaacttaaatataagttTTGTCAGTGGAGTGTCTGAAATCAGtgatttattaaatgaattGGAAAGAGAAGAAGAGGATTTAGCAGAAGAAGGATATATGTTTCGCACAAAAAATTGTGTTGATGATtgggttttaattaaatataagctTGAAGGAAAATCTGCAAAATCAttacattatgtaggtattataaaagaAGTCTTTGATGgtaagcataaaataaaatttgtcaaacTGAAGTCTGAGAATAAACATTCTACTACTTTTGTATATCCTATTGCCGATGATATAGATGAAGTTTCAGAATCTGATATTATATGTAGTCTACCAAAACCAACAATTGGAAGAAGGGGTCAACTCGTTTTTGGAATCACTTTCAGTCAATATAATCTGAAAAAGTAA
- the LOC100574922 gene encoding uncharacterized protein LOC100574922 isoform X1: MVRSYVRKTKKGDAYTKEQLLQATNAITSKQMTVSFAARLYRIPRTTLYDHINKRRGMKSTTKGRNTALSPAVEKSLAQSLTIMEKYGHGLSRTEVLTLVGNYVNDNNLVTPFKGGYPGHDWWIGFSSRHKLSLKIF; this comes from the coding sequence ATGGTTAGATCTTACGTTAGAAAAACCAAAAAGGGTGATGCATATACCAAAGAACAACTGTTACAAGCTACAAATGCAATCACAAGCAAACAAATGACCGTCAGCTTTGCTGCCAGATTATACCGGATACCAAGAACGACGCTTTACGATCATATAAATAAACGACGTGGAATGAAGTCTACAACTAAAGGTAGAAATACTGCCTTATCACCTGCTGTTGAAAAAAGTTTGGCTCAATCATTAACCATTATGGAAAAGTATGGCCATGGATTAAGTCGAACCGAAGTTTTGACATTAGTTGGTAATTATGTCAATGATAATAACTTAGTTACTCCATTTAAAGGTGGATATCCAGGTCATGATTGGTGGATAGGGTTTTCTTCTCGAcacaaattatcattaaaaatattttaa
- the LOC107884753 gene encoding uncharacterized protein LOC107884753, translating into MKKFFVSGVSEISDLLNELEREEEDLAEEGYMFRTKNCVDDWVLIKYKLEGKSAKSLHYVGIIKEVFDDVQKAFDSVNHKLLMFKLENAGIRGLPYNLIKSFLGDRTQRVKLNDTYSDILEVSCGVPQGTVLG; encoded by the exons ATGAAGAAGTT ttTTGTCAGTGGAGTGTCTGAAATCAGtgatttattaaatgaattGGAAAGAGAAGAAGAGGATTTAGCAGAAGAAGGATATATGTTTCGCACAAAAAATTGTGTTGATGATtgggttttaattaaatataagctTGAAGGAAAATCTGCAAAATCAttacattatgtaggtattataaaagaAGTCTTTGATG ATGTACAGAAAGCTTTTGATAGTGTGAATCATAAGCTATTGATGTTTAAATTAGAAAACGCAGGTATTCGTGGTTTaccttataatttaattaaatccttCTTAGGTGATAGAACTCAAAGAGTTAAACTAAATGATACATATAGTGATATTCTAGAAGTATCTTGTGGTGTACCACAAGGCACAGTCCTAG ggTAA